The proteins below are encoded in one region of Chiloscyllium punctatum isolate Juve2018m chromosome 9, sChiPun1.3, whole genome shotgun sequence:
- the LOC140481019 gene encoding uncharacterized protein, whose protein sequence is MCLTEVHNAHSGVRPPNDITAAEITLYEAHLKNSFIIGMKDEIVKKVKDTCITWDTGKLNLVEQHAIRAEQLLTQEKDKQKLKMEQQAHKAQLTMMQMVTQLLEGGAAEKKEEEALAVVYLAGAFFVEQWTTGRDSAHTDSLNWPWRLDSWVIDSGRLRWRWAAHKVQNQVKAALPQPAEGNLHNLEPGDWIVVKDFRRKNWKAKRWLRLFQVLLTTQTVVEITEF, encoded by the exons AtgtgcctcactgaagtccataatgcCCATAGTGGAGTGAGACCACCCAATGACATAACGGCGGCAGAAATCAcactgtatgaggcacacctgaagAATAGCTTCATCATTGGAATGAAGGATGAAATagtgaaaaaggtaaaagacacatgtattacctgggacacgggaaagctgaatttggTAGAACAACATGCGATACGTGCTGAACAATTGCTTACCCAAGAGAAGGATAAAcagaaactaaagatggaacagcaagcacataaagctcagcttactatgatgcagatggtcacccagctgttggagggaggtgctgcagAAAAGAAAGAGGAAGAGGCGCTGGCAGTGGTATATCTGGCGGGTGCTTTCTTtgtggagcaatggaccactgggcgagacagtgcccacacagacagccttaattggccctggaggctggacagtTGGGTGATTGACAgcggaaggctgaggtggagatgggcagcccacaaggtacag aatcaagtgaaagcagcactaccccaaccagCAGAAGGGAACCTGCACAATCTCgaacctggagactggatagtggtgaaagacttcaggaggaaaaATTGGAAGGCAAAGAGGTGGCTGAGACTATTTCAAGTGCTCCTTACAACACAGACAGTTGTTGAGATCACCGAATTTTAG